The following coding sequences lie in one Rhodohalobacter barkolensis genomic window:
- a CDS encoding phosphosulfolactate synthase, whose amino-acid sequence MANEKTFDFLNKNERESKPRTKGVTEIRGPYYDVMGKRYLQDIMETMGEHVDSLKFSGGSFSIMPREAVTELIDIAHEYDSLVSTGGFIEYVLTQGKDSVDKYIETCKDYGFDIIEISAGFITLPTDDWLRLIEKVQQAGLKAKPEIGIQFGAGGDTAKGELESEGTLDTGYAVKQAKRFVDAGAYMIMIESEGITENADPWRTDVPAEFINEIGLEKLMFEAADPEVFAWYIKNYGPEVNLFVDNSQIVQLETLRRGIWGTKSLWGRVLTYKD is encoded by the coding sequence ATGGCTAACGAAAAGACATTCGATTTTCTGAATAAAAATGAACGGGAATCCAAACCGAGAACGAAAGGCGTTACCGAGATACGCGGCCCCTACTATGATGTAATGGGCAAACGATATTTACAGGATATTATGGAGACGATGGGCGAGCATGTCGATTCCCTGAAGTTTTCCGGCGGCTCATTTTCCATCATGCCCAGAGAAGCCGTTACCGAACTCATTGACATCGCCCACGAGTATGACTCACTGGTATCCACCGGCGGGTTTATAGAGTATGTGCTAACCCAGGGCAAGGATTCAGTTGATAAGTACATTGAAACCTGCAAGGATTACGGCTTCGATATTATTGAAATCTCCGCAGGTTTCATCACCCTGCCCACCGACGACTGGCTGCGATTGATTGAGAAAGTTCAGCAAGCCGGACTGAAGGCCAAGCCTGAAATCGGAATACAGTTTGGTGCCGGTGGCGATACAGCCAAAGGCGAGCTGGAGAGTGAAGGAACGCTGGATACCGGCTACGCCGTAAAACAGGCGAAGCGTTTTGTTGATGCAGGCGCATATATGATTATGATTGAGTCGGAAGGAATCACCGAAAATGCCGACCCGTGGAGAACGGATGTACCCGCTGAGTTTATCAACGAAATTGGCTTGGAAAAGCTGATGTTCGAAGCTGCCGATCCGGAAGTCTTTGCCTGGTACATCAAAAATTACGGACCGGAAGTAAACCTCTTTGTTGATAACAGCCAGATCGTACAGCTCGAAACCCTGCGGCGCGGCATCTGGGGAACCAAGAGCCTTTGGGGACGCGTGCTGACTTATAAAGATTAA
- a CDS encoding aldo/keto reductase produces MKYNKFINSAPPVSEIGLGTWQLGESSDWESPSEKEAIELVKKSVELGVNFFDTAPNYGFGTSEERLGKALKGVDRDQIVINTKFGHTASGDLNYASDSIRESLEGSLRRLQMDYVDSLILHNPPFEILDGNKNDHYEVLEQLKDEGKIKAYGASLDTSEEMKLLMETTESKVIEAFFNIFHQEAAVAFDEAQKRDVGIIVKIPLDSGWLSGKYSEESTFRDIRDRWSREDIKTRTGLVQKLKEILDDERNLVHTALSFCLAYDAVSTVIPGNKNILQLKSNLESLKHPVSKELVEKLEAFYRDEVKELNLPW; encoded by the coding sequence ATGAAGTACAACAAATTCATCAACAGTGCACCTCCGGTTTCAGAAATTGGCCTGGGCACCTGGCAACTGGGAGAGAGTTCCGATTGGGAAAGTCCAAGTGAGAAGGAAGCCATAGAATTGGTCAAAAAATCCGTAGAGCTTGGGGTTAATTTTTTTGATACTGCCCCCAATTATGGATTTGGAACAAGTGAAGAGCGGCTTGGCAAGGCGCTGAAGGGAGTTGACAGAGATCAGATCGTTATCAATACGAAATTTGGCCATACAGCTTCCGGAGATCTGAATTATGCATCCGATTCCATTCGCGAATCATTGGAGGGGAGTCTCCGCCGGCTTCAGATGGATTATGTTGATTCCCTGATACTTCACAACCCGCCTTTTGAAATTCTGGATGGGAATAAAAACGACCATTACGAAGTATTGGAGCAGTTAAAAGATGAGGGTAAAATAAAAGCCTACGGTGCCTCCTTAGACACCAGCGAAGAGATGAAACTTCTCATGGAGACAACAGAGAGTAAAGTGATCGAAGCATTCTTCAATATTTTTCATCAAGAAGCGGCAGTGGCGTTCGATGAAGCTCAAAAGAGAGACGTGGGAATCATTGTGAAAATTCCGCTCGATTCTGGGTGGCTGTCCGGTAAATACAGTGAAGAGAGCACGTTCCGGGATATCAGGGATCGATGGTCGCGCGAGGATATCAAAACCAGGACCGGGTTAGTTCAGAAATTAAAAGAGATTCTCGATGATGAACGGAATCTTGTGCACACGGCACTCTCGTTTTGCCTGGCATACGATGCGGTTTCCACGGTTATTCCCGGCAATAAAAATATTTTGCAGCTAAAAAGTAACCTGGAAAGCCTGAAGCATCCTGTATCAAAAGAGCTTGTTGAAAAGCTTGAGGCCTTTTATCGCGACGAAGTAAAAGAGCTTAACTTACCCTGGTAG
- a CDS encoding flavin reductase: MSEQKSNSMIDITDDPNLWERIFMVHSLLVIGSREKNGDYNMAPKHMAMPLGMGPYIGFMGTPRKTTYQNIKREKVFTVSYPQSDQLVFSSITASSRDEEDEKPAILTVPKVDAQKIDGKFIKGSYLQFECTLHEIMGKFGEWEMIVGKIVAAYVHEDAIRKEGIEADDASLISNNPLLAYLHPGRFSIIKKSNTFPLPKDFKI; this comes from the coding sequence ATGTCTGAACAAAAATCCAACTCTATGATCGATATTACAGATGACCCCAATCTTTGGGAGCGAATTTTTATGGTTCACTCTTTACTTGTTATTGGAAGCAGGGAAAAAAACGGGGATTATAATATGGCTCCTAAACACATGGCGATGCCGTTGGGAATGGGGCCTTATATCGGTTTTATGGGTACGCCCAGAAAGACGACGTATCAAAATATCAAACGTGAGAAAGTTTTTACGGTGAGTTACCCGCAATCCGATCAACTGGTTTTTTCCAGTATTACGGCGTCATCCCGGGACGAAGAAGATGAGAAACCGGCTATTTTAACGGTCCCTAAAGTAGATGCTCAAAAAATAGATGGTAAGTTTATCAAAGGTTCCTATCTGCAATTCGAGTGCACTCTTCATGAAATCATGGGTAAATTTGGAGAATGGGAGATGATTGTGGGAAAGATTGTAGCAGCGTATGTACACGAAGATGCAATCCGGAAAGAAGGGATTGAAGCCGATGATGCCAGCCTGATCAGTAATAACCCACTGCTGGCCTATCTGCATCCCGGCCGGTTCAGCATCATCAAAAAAAGCAACACATTTCCGTTACCTAAAGACTTTAAAATATAA
- a CDS encoding M1 family aminopeptidase, translating to MKVWLKKPAFYLIAGCCYVIPLFLFIGTGGYFDGTIVEETKTLLYLNSPFQITSFLHLIGKFLLFLVAAIIGSTIYKDFQHDVFRLIYSYPIGKGTYLNAKFMCSFLLVCFLSLLPLAAFISGEFVLGEGSPYITSTSIQGYLFSYGFILLPNLFVFGLLVFSVVALFRNIYAGFLVVLILISFQGLVENMFHQSNFLVALLDPFGKYASLDHTRFWTLAEKNQLPLSISRTLIYNRIVWLGVGISAGFITYRKFSLSQFGLDISLSRKRVIKSRPGISKTHPEKVMQFEPLSGFKQTLFQLYTMVRYQVSYVMRHWIFISFALMGLLLMLFMLNRILYSGELTMLPLTRLILQIPVLFYMMLVVFATFIFSGMLMLLEKDSGMEPLIYSTSVPTSTIILSKTVSLILIQFVLLLLFMGAGISMQILNGYFHFDFTHYFFALFILHAPVLAVWALLSVFVFSVTRHLYSGLFILLLAWLAQFGYEQLGITSKLLQFNTFPLLEYSDFIGYGSALVGRIVVQTYWFLWGILLLLAAIRVWPRVQVDSLKIKWAAVKNSADRKRLAFSGLLLLPLLMVSYIIIDGETSIYKVDESQKVLSEFTEKFHVLKDLPQPRISAVSLRVDLYPEKHDFTLDGEYVLVNRTDVPIDTILIKTSMDEITEYRLETLGREIDSFPPLHFYVAQLSGSLMPGDSIRMHFNVKNRPNTLFQRNSGVLSSGTFLTQDILPRIGYFLGQGLQSPDSSDHVNNHYQSWDSDLVSYSATISTSADQVAFTNGSLIKDWQENGRNYFSYETTKPVKFNFHFNSGKFDTYKDYWNDTLITIYHHPGHTQNLEAIASGVKASLEFNHELFGYTPSEKKINIIEYPLTEGSFSTLKTNSIIMSESVFGVNTNQAEKINFPFYVAAHEMTHHWFGNKLIPKDSPGALFLTESITEYLTLQIFKERFGDDAARNFLKVQHERYFRGRANEQGEENPLVLVDYGQNYISYGKGAAALNAIAHGLGREKFHDFLSEFFREFAESDRYSTSLNFFEMLEQNTPDSSAIIIEENLNKSITYNLEILSAEMSREDQNGWLVEVEYNVKPYELEKSITGFYQRPIELGVYDQQGELIRLLPILPSENKNTIRIEMTSKPHRLVLDPNYLILDAERNNNSITVDE from the coding sequence ATGAAAGTATGGCTAAAAAAGCCCGCTTTCTACCTTATTGCAGGATGCTGTTACGTTATCCCACTGTTTCTATTTATTGGAACCGGGGGATATTTTGACGGAACTATCGTTGAAGAGACCAAAACTCTGCTCTACCTCAACTCACCTTTCCAAATAACATCCTTCTTACATCTTATTGGGAAGTTCCTGCTTTTTCTGGTCGCTGCTATAATTGGCTCAACGATCTACAAAGATTTTCAGCACGATGTATTCAGGTTAATCTATTCCTATCCAATTGGTAAAGGAACGTACTTAAATGCAAAGTTTATGTGCTCTTTCTTGCTGGTTTGTTTTCTTTCATTGTTGCCCTTGGCGGCATTTATTTCGGGGGAATTTGTTCTGGGTGAAGGGAGTCCGTACATCACTTCGACCAGCATCCAAGGATATTTATTTAGCTATGGTTTCATTTTACTGCCAAATCTCTTTGTATTTGGCCTTTTGGTTTTCTCAGTGGTTGCTTTGTTTAGAAATATCTACGCAGGATTTTTGGTCGTGTTAATATTAATATCTTTCCAGGGTCTTGTTGAGAATATGTTCCATCAATCCAATTTTTTAGTTGCTCTACTGGATCCATTCGGAAAGTACGCTTCGCTGGATCATACGCGTTTTTGGACACTTGCTGAAAAAAATCAACTGCCTTTGAGCATTTCCCGGACATTGATCTACAACCGAATTGTGTGGCTTGGAGTTGGAATAAGTGCCGGATTTATTACGTACAGAAAGTTCTCCCTGAGCCAATTTGGGCTAGATATTTCACTTTCCCGAAAAAGAGTCATTAAATCAAGACCAGGCATAAGTAAAACTCATCCTGAAAAAGTAATGCAATTTGAGCCACTCAGCGGTTTTAAACAGACTCTGTTTCAACTTTACACGATGGTCAGGTACCAGGTCAGCTATGTTATGAGGCACTGGATTTTCATCTCCTTCGCGCTGATGGGCTTGTTACTGATGCTATTCATGCTGAATAGAATATTGTACTCTGGAGAATTAACCATGCTGCCACTTACTCGACTGATTCTTCAAATTCCTGTTCTGTTTTATATGATGTTAGTCGTTTTTGCAACCTTCATATTTTCCGGCATGCTCATGTTACTGGAAAAGGATTCCGGTATGGAGCCACTCATATACAGTACTTCAGTCCCCACATCTACTATCATTCTTTCAAAAACAGTTAGTCTTATTCTCATTCAATTCGTGCTGCTTTTACTATTTATGGGTGCCGGCATATCTATGCAGATCCTCAACGGATATTTTCATTTTGATTTTACTCACTATTTCTTCGCTCTTTTCATTCTACATGCACCTGTTTTGGCTGTTTGGGCACTGCTTTCCGTTTTTGTGTTTAGTGTAACCCGCCATCTCTACTCAGGGTTGTTTATCCTGTTGCTGGCGTGGCTTGCTCAATTCGGATATGAACAGCTTGGTATCACCTCAAAACTGCTTCAATTCAATACCTTTCCGTTACTTGAATACAGTGATTTCATTGGATATGGGTCTGCTTTGGTCGGCCGAATAGTCGTGCAGACCTACTGGTTTCTCTGGGGAATTCTGTTGCTTTTAGCTGCAATCAGGGTGTGGCCCAGAGTTCAAGTGGACTCTTTAAAGATAAAATGGGCTGCAGTTAAAAATAGTGCCGACAGAAAAAGGCTGGCTTTTTCGGGGCTTCTGCTACTACCACTACTTATGGTTTCTTACATCATAATCGATGGCGAAACATCAATTTACAAGGTGGATGAAAGTCAAAAGGTGCTATCCGAATTCACAGAAAAATTTCACGTATTGAAGGACCTTCCTCAGCCAAGAATAAGCGCAGTTTCATTGCGTGTAGACCTCTATCCCGAAAAACATGATTTCACCTTAGATGGTGAGTACGTTTTGGTAAACAGAACAGATGTGCCTATTGATACCATCCTTATCAAGACAAGTATGGATGAAATAACAGAGTACCGGTTGGAAACTCTCGGCCGGGAAATTGATTCTTTCCCACCCTTACATTTTTACGTTGCCCAACTAAGCGGTTCTTTAATGCCGGGGGATTCAATTCGTATGCACTTTAATGTTAAAAACAGACCCAATACGTTATTTCAGAGGAATTCCGGGGTGCTTAGTAGTGGCACCTTTCTGACTCAGGATATACTCCCAAGAATCGGATATTTTTTGGGGCAGGGCTTGCAATCTCCGGACAGCAGCGACCATGTGAATAATCACTATCAATCCTGGGATAGTGATTTGGTAAGCTACAGTGCAACCATTAGCACATCAGCTGATCAGGTTGCTTTTACGAACGGAAGCCTGATAAAAGATTGGCAGGAAAATGGACGGAATTACTTTTCTTATGAAACTACAAAACCGGTGAAGTTCAATTTTCATTTTAATTCCGGCAAGTTTGATACTTACAAAGATTACTGGAATGATACTCTCATTACGATATATCACCATCCGGGCCATACACAGAATCTTGAAGCCATAGCATCCGGGGTGAAAGCATCACTTGAATTCAATCATGAACTGTTCGGGTATACTCCGAGTGAAAAGAAGATCAACATTATTGAATATCCTTTGACTGAAGGCAGTTTCAGCACCCTGAAGACCAATTCCATAATCATGTCAGAATCGGTTTTTGGGGTGAATACGAATCAAGCCGAAAAAATTAATTTCCCTTTCTATGTGGCAGCGCATGAGATGACGCATCATTGGTTTGGTAATAAGCTTATTCCAAAAGATTCCCCGGGAGCACTCTTTCTAACGGAAAGCATCACAGAATATCTGACACTGCAAATTTTTAAGGAAAGATTTGGAGACGATGCTGCACGTAACTTTCTGAAAGTACAACACGAACGATATTTCAGAGGCAGAGCAAATGAACAAGGTGAGGAAAATCCATTGGTTTTGGTTGATTATGGTCAGAACTACATCTCTTACGGCAAAGGTGCGGCTGCTTTAAATGCGATAGCGCATGGGCTTGGACGGGAAAAGTTTCATGATTTTTTATCCGAATTTTTCAGGGAGTTTGCTGAATCTGACAGGTACTCAACGTCGCTCAATTTTTTTGAAATGCTTGAGCAAAATACGCCGGACAGTTCAGCTATTATCATTGAAGAAAACCTCAACAAATCGATAACCTATAATCTTGAGATCCTATCAGCAGAGATGAGCAGGGAAGATCAAAATGGCTGGCTGGTGGAAGTGGAATACAATGTTAAACCGTATGAACTGGAAAAGTCTATAACCGGGTTTTATCAAAGGCCCATCGAACTTGGAGTATATGACCAGCAGGGTGAATTAATTCGGCTGTTACCTATTTTACCAAGTGAGAATAAAAATACAATACGGATCGAAATGACGTCTAAACCTCATCGATTGGTGCTGGACCCGAACTATTTGATACTGGATGCTGAAAGAAATAATAACAGTATCACAGTAGATGAATAA
- a CDS encoding GNAT family N-acetyltransferase encodes MVCRLQIPTNEQNIAPVCDFTISWCLNHGLSKVESIRFTVAVSELVTDIILFAYPENSRENFEIEYHYSFPNLEIVVSELGEPFDPDKHTYDAKKAREESNFEGAGLLLMKELSDEFSFINKGKEGKEFRLSKKIEIHDIDELLQQSATLREPEIDRDEQEIPHKNIDEFTVSRIRSADAEEIAKIFYRTYEYSYFKEDMYLPKKIEEAVLSKEKLGVIARKEDGEAIGYFGVMQKEDSDIAELGEAIVTPSYRRNGVMTSMMNHLIEILKDQGVTALFAKAVTNHLVSQKVNHKFGYETTAILLALSENIKYKGFDEDYPQPISAALEFLPLIHPKQKSVYLPEKYKDFILETYEELRLEVEPKEVTSTHLAEKSDIDLNVNYTSLTSLIVVNKYGKDFQEVLSNMVSSLEEKNPCVIYLDLPLENESTPEQFSEAVSSEFIYSGLMPQFHRQSDYLRLQKVYSSLDPDIIEIYSDFGNKIKSLVVDEYHRHT; translated from the coding sequence ATGGTTTGCAGATTACAAATACCAACGAATGAACAAAACATAGCGCCTGTTTGTGATTTCACGATCAGCTGGTGTTTAAATCATGGTTTGTCGAAAGTGGAATCTATCCGTTTTACTGTGGCTGTAAGTGAGCTTGTCACAGATATTATTCTGTTTGCCTATCCTGAAAACAGCCGGGAAAATTTTGAAATCGAATATCACTACAGTTTCCCGAATTTGGAAATTGTTGTGAGTGAATTGGGGGAACCATTTGATCCGGACAAACACACATATGATGCTAAAAAGGCACGGGAAGAAAGCAATTTCGAAGGTGCAGGTTTATTGTTAATGAAGGAGCTTAGTGATGAGTTCTCCTTTATCAACAAAGGCAAAGAGGGCAAAGAGTTCAGGTTGTCCAAAAAAATAGAAATACATGATATCGATGAACTGTTACAACAGTCTGCAACTTTGCGTGAACCGGAGATTGACCGTGACGAACAAGAGATTCCCCATAAGAATATTGATGAATTTACAGTGAGCCGTATCCGGTCTGCTGATGCAGAGGAAATAGCAAAAATTTTCTACCGCACGTATGAGTACAGTTACTTCAAGGAGGATATGTATTTACCCAAAAAAATTGAGGAAGCTGTATTAAGTAAGGAAAAGCTCGGGGTGATTGCCCGGAAAGAGGATGGGGAAGCGATTGGATATTTTGGTGTTATGCAAAAAGAGGACTCGGATATTGCTGAACTGGGAGAAGCTATTGTAACGCCCAGCTATCGAAGAAATGGGGTGATGACCTCGATGATGAACCATCTCATCGAAATTCTAAAGGATCAGGGTGTGACAGCTTTATTTGCCAAAGCGGTGACCAACCATCTGGTGAGTCAAAAAGTGAATCACAAATTTGGATATGAAACTACGGCAATTTTGCTCGCCCTTTCAGAAAATATCAAGTACAAAGGATTTGATGAAGATTATCCACAACCGATTTCTGCTGCCCTTGAATTTTTACCCCTTATACATCCCAAGCAAAAATCAGTCTATCTGCCTGAGAAATACAAGGATTTTATTCTGGAGACGTATGAGGAACTTAGATTAGAAGTAGAACCAAAAGAAGTGACATCCACCCACTTGGCTGAAAAGTCAGATATAGATCTGAATGTTAACTATACCAGCCTGACCTCGTTGATAGTGGTCAATAAATATGGCAAAGATTTTCAGGAGGTACTCTCGAATATGGTCAGCAGCCTTGAGGAGAAAAATCCGTGTGTTATTTACCTGGATCTTCCACTGGAGAATGAATCGACGCCGGAACAGTTTTCAGAGGCGGTGTCATCAGAATTCATTTACTCCGGACTTATGCCTCAATTTCACCGGCAATCCGATTACCTTCGATTACAAAAAGTGTATTCATCCCTTGATCCTGACATTATTGAAATTTACTCCGATTTCGGAAATAAAATTAAATCACTTGTTGTAGATGAATATCATAGACACACATAA
- a CDS encoding M20 family metallopeptidase, which produces MTESGREIHTYFLEHKADFIELLRSLVEQETPSDDPSSFKKVFSILRKSFEDLDYNVEHRPGKTTAGELVCKPEDFDPDAPSQLLVGHIDTVWDTGTLNEMPFSIEDNIGKGPGIFDMKAGVCMMIFAMKAIRELGRSPDVQPVFIISSDEEIGSFESKDIIVEEAKQAERTFILEPALGREGKIKTERKGIGLYEIDIKGTPSHAGLDPEKGSSAILALSNIVQQLIELNDPLNGINVNIGKIEGGERANVIAAKSKAIVDLRVPTKEDGERINKQIYDLKSEEKGIEVKISGGIRRLPLEKKEANQRLWEITQSLGRELDMELEETATGGVSDGNFTNLYSPTIDGLGAVGEGAHAYHEKIFVEETLKRAELLTLLLLHPSL; this is translated from the coding sequence ATGACAGAATCGGGACGTGAAATCCATACTTATTTTTTGGAGCATAAAGCTGATTTTATCGAACTGCTGCGCTCACTTGTAGAGCAGGAAACTCCCTCCGATGATCCTTCCTCTTTTAAAAAAGTCTTCAGCATTCTTCGCAAAAGCTTTGAAGATTTGGATTACAACGTTGAACACAGGCCGGGTAAAACTACGGCGGGCGAGCTTGTTTGCAAACCGGAAGATTTTGATCCTGATGCCCCAAGCCAGCTTTTGGTCGGACATATTGATACGGTTTGGGATACCGGGACGCTCAACGAGATGCCTTTCTCTATTGAAGATAATATCGGAAAAGGGCCGGGTATCTTTGACATGAAAGCGGGTGTTTGCATGATGATTTTTGCAATGAAGGCAATCAGAGAGTTGGGCAGGTCTCCGGATGTACAGCCTGTATTTATCATCAGTTCGGATGAGGAGATAGGCAGTTTTGAGTCGAAAGATATAATTGTTGAGGAAGCTAAACAGGCTGAACGAACATTTATTCTCGAACCTGCGCTTGGAAGAGAGGGGAAGATCAAAACAGAGCGAAAAGGAATCGGCCTTTATGAGATCGATATAAAAGGGACTCCATCCCATGCAGGTCTTGACCCGGAAAAAGGTTCAAGTGCAATTCTGGCTCTCTCAAATATCGTACAGCAGTTAATTGAACTTAATGATCCCCTGAATGGCATTAATGTTAACATTGGAAAAATAGAGGGGGGAGAACGTGCAAACGTTATTGCTGCTAAAAGTAAAGCCATAGTGGATTTGCGGGTTCCTACAAAAGAGGACGGGGAACGGATCAATAAGCAAATTTATGATCTCAAATCTGAGGAAAAAGGGATTGAGGTTAAAATATCAGGAGGAATCAGGCGTCTGCCGCTGGAAAAAAAGGAAGCTAACCAACGTTTGTGGGAGATAACCCAATCTTTGGGCAGGGAGCTGGATATGGAACTGGAGGAGACTGCAACGGGAGGCGTATCGGATGGAAACTTTACAAATCTATACTCTCCGACTATAGATGGCCTCGGTGCCGTGGGTGAAGGGGCACACGCCTATCATGAAAAAATATTTGTGGAGGAAACGCTTAAACGCGCCGAACTGCTGACTCTTTTATTGCTACATCCCTCACTGTGA
- a CDS encoding pyruvate kinase, with protein sequence MTIKLSESDLWPGKESPAQVIEELKSIRAEMIADASQSAPRLDQVHANYRDSARNLLHYLALRRRDLRPLQLRLAALGLSSLGRAESHVLATVDAVLEILYRLTGSPRQAIAPEAAPIDFETGERLLADHTEAMFGPAKPARRVRIMVTMPSEAADDYTLVHELLQRGMDGMRINCAHDDAVAWARMIEHLRRAEQELGRSCRVFMDLSGPKLRTGPLEPGPAVIRVRPRRDVFGRVKTPARIWLTAGTAPRPAPSRADACLPVPEMWLARLRPGDKVKFTDTRDSKRTLVVSDVMAGGCWAEASKTVYIDPGIVLRHEREGDDREGVIGAIPPTENAIDLQEGDQLILTRNLEPGRPATRNGAGQVLTPAVIGCTIPEVFDTVQFGESICFDDGKICGMIEKVETERVLIRITRTRLGGEKLRADKGINLPESNLRLPALGAKDLEDLTFVAKHADVVELSFANCSEDVESLQKNLKRLTSRSPAIVLKIETRRGFDNLPDMLLTAMRSPCCGVMIARGDLAVECGFQRLAEVQEEILWICEAAHVPVIWATQVLEMLAKEGMPTMAEITDAAMGDRAECVMLNKGPHVLNAVLVLDDVLRRMQDHQSKKSAMLRELRLARARRAEPGDAADGGA encoded by the coding sequence TTGACTATTAAACTCAGTGAAAGTGATCTTTGGCCGGGAAAAGAGAGCCCCGCGCAAGTCATCGAGGAACTCAAGTCCATCCGTGCGGAGATGATTGCCGATGCGTCGCAGTCGGCGCCACGCCTCGATCAGGTTCACGCCAATTATCGGGATAGCGCGCGCAACCTCCTTCATTACCTCGCCCTCCGGCGTCGCGACCTCCGCCCGTTGCAACTACGGTTGGCCGCGCTGGGGCTTTCTTCGCTCGGGCGCGCCGAGTCGCACGTTCTTGCCACGGTCGATGCGGTTCTGGAAATTCTCTACCGACTGACCGGATCCCCCCGACAGGCAATAGCGCCAGAGGCCGCACCTATCGATTTTGAAACCGGAGAGCGGTTGCTGGCGGATCATACCGAAGCGATGTTCGGTCCCGCGAAGCCGGCGCGCAGGGTTCGGATCATGGTCACCATGCCGAGCGAGGCGGCGGATGATTACACCCTTGTTCATGAACTGTTGCAGCGGGGAATGGATGGTATGCGAATCAACTGCGCTCACGATGACGCCGTGGCATGGGCGCGGATGATCGAACATTTGAGGCGAGCCGAGCAAGAACTCGGGCGGTCTTGCCGTGTGTTCATGGATCTGTCGGGGCCCAAGTTACGAACCGGCCCGCTCGAGCCGGGTCCTGCGGTGATTCGGGTTCGCCCACGCCGTGACGTGTTTGGCCGGGTCAAGACTCCGGCCCGCATCTGGCTGACTGCCGGTACGGCTCCCCGACCCGCCCCGTCGCGGGCCGATGCGTGTCTTCCGGTCCCGGAAATGTGGCTGGCGCGTCTTCGACCGGGGGACAAGGTGAAGTTCACCGACACACGGGACTCCAAACGAACCCTGGTGGTCTCCGATGTGATGGCCGGAGGTTGCTGGGCGGAGGCCAGCAAGACGGTTTACATCGACCCCGGTATCGTCCTGCGGCACGAACGCGAGGGGGATGATCGAGAGGGCGTGATTGGGGCTATTCCGCCGACCGAGAACGCCATTGACCTGCAGGAAGGTGACCAACTCATCTTAACGCGGAACCTCGAGCCGGGCCGCCCTGCCACGCGCAATGGTGCGGGTCAGGTGCTCACACCCGCAGTGATCGGTTGCACCATTCCCGAGGTGTTCGACACTGTCCAGTTTGGCGAGTCGATCTGCTTCGACGACGGTAAGATCTGCGGCATGATCGAGAAAGTGGAGACCGAGCGGGTTCTAATCCGGATCACACGGACCCGATTGGGCGGCGAGAAATTGCGAGCTGATAAGGGGATCAACCTCCCCGAAAGCAACTTACGACTGCCGGCACTGGGCGCCAAAGATCTCGAGGATCTGACCTTCGTTGCCAAACACGCCGATGTGGTCGAACTCTCCTTCGCAAACTGCTCGGAGGACGTGGAATCACTCCAAAAGAACCTCAAGCGGCTGACCAGTCGCTCGCCCGCCATCGTGCTGAAAATCGAGACACGGCGGGGTTTCGACAACTTACCGGACATGCTGCTCACCGCCATGCGGTCTCCGTGCTGTGGGGTGATGATTGCCCGCGGCGATCTGGCCGTCGAGTGCGGCTTCCAGAGATTGGCGGAAGTACAGGAGGAGATCCTCTGGATCTGCGAGGCCGCCCACGTTCCTGTGATCTGGGCGACGCAGGTTCTGGAAATGCTCGCTAAGGAAGGGATGCCTACGATGGCAGAAATCACCGACGCCGCAATGGGCGACCGGGCCGAGTGTGTCATGCTCAACAAGGGCCCGCATGTGCTCAATGCAGTCTTGGTGCTTGACGATGTCTTGCGCCGGATGCAAGACCACCAGTCCAAGAAAAGTGCCATGCTCCGGGAGTTACGGTTGGCACGTGCGCGGCGGGCCGAACCAGGTGATGCAGCAGACGGTGGGGCATGA